A segment of the Malaclemys terrapin pileata isolate rMalTer1 chromosome 1, rMalTer1.hap1, whole genome shotgun sequence genome:
TTTAAATTCCATAATCCATCCCCAGAGGAGCCCACCCAAAGTAAAAACCAATTTTATCCATCCATTTTAAGGTGATCCATCCATAGACTATATCTTAACCTGATACAGTCATCATATTGTAGTTTTTGGAAGGGCTTGTTCTGCCCAAGAGAAGTTCCTCCTTACAGCTTATTCTGCTGTCTACCATTTGCATGTTGGTGTTATTTTGGCTACCTCCTGCTGGTGCAGCTTCATACAGCACACAGATCGAGCCATCCTCTCCGATACGATAGGAGACTTCATAGGGATCAACCCATAGAGTGAGTTCACTTGGAAGAAGCCGGAACAGTTCCTGACTGCTCAGTCCAATCCGTTGTGCTGCTTGTCCAATCAGAGGATCCATTTTATGGTTGATCCGGATACAACGGTAACCTGATCCCTTGCACGGCTTTTCTGGGAACCAGTGATGTTTATAATGctctacagaaaaagaaaaaaaaaaaaaagattgtgctGCTTAGCTCTAGATAACAGAGGTCAGAAAGAAGTACTAGGATTGTCATGTACTctaattttttgtaaaaaaaaaaacacatttcacaATTGACACGGTTGAGAAATTTGATTTTTCCAGCTCAAGAAGTGACTAACATTCTCAGAATGTCTATtataataaattgtaaacctgAAAGACACTGGAAAAAACTCCAGATGAgctcttaaatatttttggaggtaATTTACACTACCTACTGTGATCTCACATGGCAAGTATTTTTCATGAGTTAGTTGCAACTGAGTCATTACTTTtactcacattttttaaaatgattcaaATACTCCATGGTTGTGTGAAGCATTAAGGAGTTTCTGGGCTTCAGATATCCCAGATTTATAAATATTCTCAACTTTTggaagaaaaatacatttaaatagcatcttgaaacatttcagtgttgTTTTCCCATTGCAAGTACTGCTAATGAAACTCTAACAGGGAAAAGCAGACTGGCAATTTATtgacaaattaaaataaagactTATGTATTTTGAATGTTCATCTTACTGTATACCACTATATTACCTTTCTATATCGCTTGTTGTCCTACGGCTAAATTCTGATAGCTCTACTCACCATAGTTACCCAAATAGGTGGGTAAGGCCACTGAAATATCACCAACAAGAATATCAGAACTTGGCCCTTGGATCAGAAACTGTATAGGGAAGGAACCACATTTTCCAATGTGGTTGTATAGCACCTAGGACAAAGGACCCTGACTAGTGCCTTTGAAGGGTACCAcactaaataaaaagatttctgtAGTGCATTTTCTGGAAAATGGGTCCTGAAGGAACCTGACTCCcatttctgtaatattttcagatataaaaactatttaaatacaCTTTACACTTGAAACTGGATGGGGTTTTCAGTACCTCAAAGTGCTGATTGCTTTCAGAGATGGTTATCTGTGTCCAAATAAGTTTTACAAAAATCTAAAAGGCTTCAGTTTAaatccctccctcttctccaccACCTTTGTAAGCAGCCAGGAAAGGACCCGgattttccttatttaaaaactATGTTACTGTATTAGAATACTAGGAACAAAAACAAGATACATGATGTTGGTTGACTACACTATCAGATATTGtggcttttaaaaaagcattccCGTCTCGGACAAACTCATGCACTGTATAAAACTGCACGACTTGAAAATGCAAGAGAGGTTTCGTCCCAGAAGCCGGTCGTGCGTCTTTGTCTCACTACAAAGATACAGATTAGAGGCCTGATTTGGGAACTGGAAAGTGACAAAGGGCAAGGGCGGCTGGGGCAAGTACTAGGAAAAAGGCAAGCAGAGCAACTGGGCTTGTAAAAACACTTGGGGGCAAACTGAGCTTCGGGGAGGGACCCCGTGTGGGGAGCCATCCCGGGGGGCACTGCGCCCCAACAGGTCTGGGGCCGGCTCCCATGGGTCCCAGTGTCCAGCTACCACTTTCCGGAGAGGAGAGGGTGGAAGCAAGTGACTCCCCCGCACCGCCGAGGCCCGGCGGACGCCGCCAGCGGGCAGCACGGGCGGGGGCGGCTGAAGACGGCGCCCTGCTCGCCAGAGCAGCCCCGGGCCGCGCGGCGCCGCCCCTCACCTGCCAGCAGCTCCTGTAGGTTCTGGCTGAAAGTCTGCAGCTGCCGCTCGTTCATCAGCCCCTTGGTGCGCAGGAACTTGGAGATGAAGCCCACGGCCGCGGCGATCTCGCGTATCATGCTGGCCCGGGTGTACAGGGCGGGATGCATGGGGGCGGCGGGCGCGGCTCTAACGCGGGGACAAGAGAGCAGCGCACCCCAGCTCACatcccggggggggcgggggcggcggcCTCCTCCTCAGACAGGGGGGCGGTGGCAACAGCAGCGGAGACGACACCGGGAAAACAGCGAGCATCTCCTGCTGCGAGGGACGAAGAGAGCCGCTTGCGTGCGTCGCCTCTTATAGCCGCCGCAGGACGGAAATGGCGTCGGGGACGGGCGGGGCCGGGAACCCGCAAGCACCAATCCCGCGATCGCACCATTGT
Coding sequences within it:
- the BTG1 gene encoding protein BTG1 — protein: MHPALYTRASMIREIAAAVGFISKFLRTKGLMNERQLQTFSQNLQELLAEHYKHHWFPEKPCKGSGYRCIRINHKMDPLIGQAAQRIGLSSQELFRLLPSELTLWVDPYEVSYRIGEDGSICVLYEAAPAGGSQNNTNMQMVDSRISCKEELLLGRTSPSKNYNMMTVSG